A window of the Sediminispirochaeta bajacaliforniensis DSM 16054 genome harbors these coding sequences:
- a CDS encoding ABC transporter permease, translating into MKEHETRFGRAAKRLLLPAMVLCAYLLVSLTGWVNPYLIPPPGQIGQAFVSMLLDGSLMTHILVSLRRVFLGFFLAVGIALPLALLCYFFPLLSEYCSGLLHFLRNTPPLAMVPLLILWFGIGEGSKLALIVLASFFPIFLNTLNGLQQVDHRLLEMGETLELSRKEQTLHILFPEALPSMLTGLRLGFGYSWRALIGAEMIAASSGLGYLILDAELLARTDKVFIGILSIGSLGLLMDYCSMKGVEKAFPWIRRQV; encoded by the coding sequence ATGAAAGAACATGAAACACGCTTTGGAAGGGCTGCCAAACGGCTTCTTTTGCCCGCTATGGTTCTTTGCGCCTATCTCCTTGTTAGCCTCACTGGATGGGTCAACCCTTATTTGATACCTCCTCCAGGGCAAATCGGACAGGCCTTTGTATCCATGCTGCTGGATGGAAGCCTGATGACGCATATACTGGTCTCACTTCGTCGGGTCTTCCTTGGTTTTTTTCTGGCCGTCGGCATTGCTCTCCCCCTTGCGTTGTTATGTTACTTCTTCCCGCTTCTTTCGGAATACTGCTCGGGCCTCCTTCATTTTCTCCGCAACACTCCGCCTTTGGCGATGGTCCCGCTGCTTATCCTCTGGTTTGGTATCGGTGAGGGCTCCAAGCTGGCTCTTATCGTCCTTGCCAGTTTTTTTCCAATCTTTCTCAATACCCTGAACGGATTGCAGCAGGTCGATCATCGCCTGCTGGAAATGGGAGAAACCCTTGAGCTCAGCAGAAAAGAGCAAACGCTTCACATCCTGTTTCCCGAGGCACTCCCCTCTATGTTGACCGGATTGCGGCTCGGCTTCGGTTACAGCTGGAGGGCCCTGATCGGGGCTGAGATGATAGCCGCTTCCAGTGGGCTCGGCTATCTGATCCTTGATGCCGAGCTCCTCGCCCGAACCGATAAGGTATTCATCGGTATTCTCTCCATCGGATCTCTGGGACTCCTCATGGATTATTGTTCGATGAAAGGGGTGGAGAAAGCCTTTCCCTGGATCAGGAGGCAGGTCTGA